Proteins from a single region of Aureibacter tunicatorum:
- a CDS encoding MFS transporter yields MSKFTETLKTFPRTFWVSNTMELFERWAWYGMFAVLAIYITESTETGALGFTQAEKGTIMGSITGILYLLPVITGSIADKFGYKKVLLVAYAIMASAYYLLGQFNTYYAFYATFLLLAIGAALFKPVISASVAKTTNKTNASIGFGIFYMMVNVGGFIGPFAASKVRNLSWDYVFIMSSCAIAINILLVLFFYKEPDRKKSKEPLTDAILQTLSNIVEGLKDIKLVLLLVIIVGFWTMFNQIFYTLPNFIVQWVDTTQLYDAIHNISPALASVIGNDKGEIPQEMIINVDAGMIVLFQVAVSAFVMRFKPLNAMIGGILVCGIGVGASFFTNNPFYIVLGIMIFAFGEMSSSPKFTEYIGSIAPKGKEALYMGMSYLPVAVGNILAGYFSGTVYEKYSDKISLVARELDSKGIEIESISKSFTKTDYLNSAAEKLGMSQDQLTQHIWDTYNPSKIWYIFAGIGALTVLMLFIYDRVILKKSN; encoded by the coding sequence ATGAGTAAATTCACTGAAACACTAAAAACATTCCCTCGAACCTTTTGGGTATCGAATACGATGGAGTTGTTTGAAAGATGGGCGTGGTATGGAATGTTTGCTGTATTGGCAATTTACATCACTGAATCCACTGAAACAGGCGCGTTAGGGTTCACACAAGCTGAAAAAGGAACGATAATGGGCTCTATCACAGGTATTCTATATTTATTGCCCGTAATTACTGGTTCAATCGCCGATAAATTTGGTTATAAAAAAGTCTTGCTAGTAGCATATGCGATCATGGCAAGCGCTTACTATTTGCTTGGCCAATTCAATACATACTATGCTTTCTATGCAACATTTTTACTTTTAGCGATTGGAGCGGCGCTTTTCAAGCCTGTAATCTCAGCATCAGTAGCCAAAACAACAAACAAAACAAACGCATCCATTGGTTTCGGAATTTTCTATATGATGGTTAATGTCGGAGGCTTCATTGGGCCCTTCGCTGCTTCCAAAGTAAGAAACCTAAGTTGGGATTATGTATTTATCATGAGTTCTTGCGCTATCGCAATCAACATCTTGCTTGTGCTGTTTTTCTATAAAGAACCTGACAGAAAAAAAAGCAAAGAACCCCTTACCGATGCTATTCTTCAAACATTATCCAACATAGTTGAAGGCTTAAAGGATATAAAGTTAGTTCTTCTTTTAGTGATCATCGTAGGTTTTTGGACGATGTTCAACCAAATATTCTACACATTGCCAAACTTCATTGTTCAATGGGTCGACACCACACAGCTTTATGACGCTATCCATAACATTTCCCCCGCTTTGGCAAGTGTAATAGGAAACGACAAAGGGGAAATTCCGCAAGAGATGATTATAAATGTCGACGCGGGTATGATCGTGCTATTTCAAGTAGCTGTTTCTGCATTTGTAATGAGATTTAAACCTCTCAATGCCATGATTGGCGGTATTTTAGTCTGCGGTATTGGAGTCGGAGCTTCATTCTTCACCAATAATCCTTTTTACATTGTTCTAGGCATCATGATTTTCGCTTTTGGAGAAATGAGCAGCTCTCCAAAATTCACTGAGTACATTGGAAGTATCGCTCCAAAAGGCAAGGAAGCACTTTACATGGGAATGTCCTACTTGCCTGTGGCTGTTGGAAATATACTAGCAGGCTACTTTTCAGGAACGGTCTACGAAAAATATTCCGACAAAATTTCATTGGTTGCAAGAGAACTTGACTCTAAAGGCATTGAGATCGAAAGCATTTCAAAAAGCTTTACTAAAACCGATTATCTAAACTCAGCCGCCGAAAAATTAGGAATGTCCCAAGATCAGCTAACTCAACATATTTGGGACACTTACAACCCTTCTAAAATTTGGTATATTTTTGCAGGAATTGGAGCACTGACTGTTTTAATGCTCTTTATTTATGATCGAGTAATTTTAAAAAAATCTAACTAA
- a CDS encoding HEAT repeat domain-containing protein, which produces MGHREHAFDLTEFDFPAEVKELLYLMMDRDGIKRKKARQMMVKRGEHAIPYLLQLVNVQHDQFRWEIVKSLEEISDKSLIPTFLTIMNKDENSDIRTIAAKGMARLGRLGIIPLLEMLIRGEHLFYLYDTSVYVLRSYNDFAENAEIESLIDKLLESEIPNTTVPPIAEKILNEMTGAHTGE; this is translated from the coding sequence ATGGGACACAGAGAACACGCTTTTGATTTGACAGAGTTTGATTTTCCGGCGGAAGTAAAAGAGTTGTTGTATCTGATGATGGATAGAGATGGAATTAAAAGAAAGAAAGCCCGCCAAATGATGGTAAAAAGAGGAGAGCATGCTATTCCTTATTTACTTCAATTAGTTAATGTTCAACATGATCAATTTCGATGGGAGATAGTCAAATCCTTGGAGGAGATTAGCGATAAAAGTTTGATTCCTACATTTTTGACAATAATGAATAAAGACGAGAATAGCGATATAAGAACAATCGCAGCTAAAGGAATGGCTCGTTTAGGTCGTTTGGGCATAATACCACTTTTGGAAATGTTGATAAGGGGAGAGCATCTTTTCTACTTGTATGATACCTCAGTGTATGTATTACGATCTTATAATGATTTTGCTGAAAATGCTGAAATAGAGAGTTTAATAGATAAATTGTTAGAGTCTGAAATACCAAATACCACTGTTCCACCTATTGCTGAGAAAATATTAAATGAGATGACCGGAGCCCATACAGGAGAATAA
- a CDS encoding TetR/AcrR family transcriptional regulator has protein sequence MSPRTKEQNEAIKTERKKAILEAALRLFSVKGYDSSSVSEIAKEAGISKGSVYNYYESKEDILMEVMEKALEEKMDFISDRIIPVDNKEKMIKMIDLVFDSIEQKPEYWRMLTILSFQPEAKKIIERLQTEKESDIAKIYKEMSRFMSLAGISAEEIAFFNFALSGASISYISHEGESHPMIDMGFIRNIFKQKIRDIDYEGN, from the coding sequence ATGAGTCCAAGAACGAAAGAGCAAAATGAGGCGATCAAAACCGAACGTAAGAAAGCAATCTTAGAGGCGGCTTTAAGATTGTTTTCCGTCAAAGGTTATGATAGTTCGTCGGTAAGCGAGATAGCCAAAGAGGCTGGAATTTCCAAGGGTTCTGTCTATAACTACTACGAAAGTAAGGAAGATATTTTGATGGAAGTAATGGAAAAAGCCTTGGAAGAGAAGATGGACTTTATATCCGATAGAATCATCCCCGTTGACAATAAGGAAAAAATGATCAAGATGATAGATTTGGTATTTGATTCGATAGAACAAAAGCCTGAGTATTGGAGGATGCTTACAATTTTATCATTTCAGCCAGAAGCCAAGAAAATTATCGAGCGATTGCAAACAGAGAAAGAAAGCGATATAGCAAAAATATATAAAGAAATGAGCAGGTTCATGTCATTGGCAGGGATATCGGCAGAAGAGATTGCTTTTTTTAATTTTGCGTTATCTGGAGCGAGTATTAGCTATATTTCGCATGAGGGAGAATCACATCCAATGATTGATATGGGGTTTATAAGAAACATTTTTAAGCAAAAGATTAGAGATATTGATTATGAAGGCAATTAA
- a CDS encoding outer membrane lipoprotein-sorting protein yields the protein MKAIKAFIFFGIFALYGSMVNSQSLTATQVLVKSYDQQLGETSISEMKMRIVRPEYEREVSLKNWSYGKEYYIIYIMSPARDKGQVFLKRENNMWNWLPKINRMMKIPPSMMSASWMGSDFSNNDLVRERTFINDYESEFKEGENKGGFDCYSIELIPKPEAPVVWSKVQVWIDKKHFNVVEAKYYNELDELVTHQVASDFKDFDGRYLPAKLTMIPVKKPGQRTEMETISMSFDEPSVSKSMFSIQNMKRIKP from the coding sequence ATGAAGGCAATTAAAGCATTTATATTTTTTGGCATTTTCGCTTTATATGGATCGATGGTGAATAGCCAATCTTTGACAGCGACTCAGGTGTTGGTTAAATCTTACGATCAGCAACTTGGAGAAACAAGCATCTCAGAAATGAAAATGAGAATAGTTCGACCTGAATATGAAAGGGAAGTTTCTCTGAAAAACTGGTCATACGGCAAGGAGTATTATATTATATATATCATGTCTCCTGCAAGGGATAAAGGCCAAGTGTTTTTGAAAAGGGAAAACAATATGTGGAATTGGCTTCCAAAGATCAACCGAATGATGAAGATCCCTCCTTCCATGATGTCGGCATCTTGGATGGGGTCTGATTTTTCCAATAATGACTTGGTAAGGGAAAGAACCTTTATCAATGATTATGAGAGTGAATTTAAGGAAGGTGAAAATAAGGGAGGTTTCGATTGCTATTCCATAGAGTTGATTCCCAAACCTGAAGCTCCTGTAGTTTGGAGTAAAGTACAGGTATGGATTGACAAGAAGCATTTTAATGTAGTGGAGGCTAAGTATTATAATGAGTTGGATGAGCTTGTAACACATCAGGTAGCGAGTGATTTTAAGGATTTTGACGGGCGATACTTGCCTGCTAAGTTGACTATGATTCCAGTGAAGAAACCCGGGCAAAGGACAGAGATGGAAACAATTTCGATGTCTTTTGATGAGCCATCAGTAAGCAAATCGATGTTCAGCATTCAGAATATGAAGCGTATTAAACCTTAA
- a CDS encoding ABC transporter permease, giving the protein MKGVIIIAWRNIWRNRKRSLATIASIWLAIFLALLYAAVKTGSGDMIFDGLIKTNGAIGLHKNGYWDKKSINNSFVYTEELNEILATNPNVKSLSPKLENFTLISTGEQTKTSYIIGVVPELEKAQTNLSDKLIWGNYFDSEDDKGIILSKDLAKYLKVADFDIGGNINVLNDSIFIYSSGYQGVTVAEKYRVKGIVDLPTPVENKTMSYLTLNSAQEAFSPYVPNILSSLSIELNEISELKQTQRDLLEALGSEKYELMRWDERYPEMVEMMDLEEQSRTVIVGIIYLVVGLGMFGTILMGIMERRKEIAVMRALGMSKLKLSIMLVLESLTLGIAGVMLGCLFAWPMMYYYHVNPIELTGAMAENMLKFNMPPYLQFACNMDMFMREAKVVFGMSILVAIYPIFYALKEKITESFHQ; this is encoded by the coding sequence ATGAAAGGTGTGATAATCATTGCATGGAGAAACATTTGGAGAAATAGAAAGAGGAGTCTTGCGACTATTGCTTCAATTTGGCTTGCTATATTTCTCGCATTGCTTTATGCTGCTGTGAAGACTGGCTCTGGAGATATGATTTTCGATGGTTTGATCAAAACTAATGGAGCTATTGGTCTGCATAAGAATGGCTATTGGGATAAGAAGTCCATAAACAATAGTTTTGTCTATACAGAAGAGCTTAACGAAATTTTGGCAACTAATCCTAATGTGAAGTCTCTCTCTCCAAAATTGGAAAATTTCACATTGATTTCAACTGGAGAGCAAACTAAGACTTCATACATAATAGGAGTTGTCCCGGAACTGGAGAAGGCTCAAACTAATTTGTCTGACAAGCTGATTTGGGGAAATTATTTTGATTCCGAAGATGATAAGGGAATTATTTTATCAAAAGACTTGGCGAAATACCTGAAAGTAGCTGATTTTGATATTGGAGGGAATATAAATGTGCTTAATGATTCAATTTTTATTTATAGTTCTGGGTATCAAGGAGTAACTGTTGCTGAAAAGTACCGTGTAAAAGGCATCGTCGATTTGCCAACGCCAGTTGAAAATAAAACCATGTCTTATTTGACCTTGAATAGTGCCCAAGAGGCTTTTTCTCCATATGTTCCAAATATTTTAAGCTCATTATCGATAGAATTGAATGAAATCTCTGAACTGAAGCAAACACAAAGGGATTTGTTGGAAGCTTTGGGCTCTGAAAAATATGAATTGATGAGATGGGATGAACGCTATCCAGAGATGGTGGAAATGATGGATTTGGAAGAACAGTCAAGAACAGTAATTGTGGGAATCATTTACTTGGTTGTTGGTTTGGGGATGTTTGGAACTATTCTCATGGGAATCATGGAACGAAGAAAAGAAATAGCAGTAATGAGAGCTCTAGGCATGTCTAAGTTGAAACTTTCAATAATGTTGGTGTTGGAAAGTTTGACTCTAGGGATCGCTGGAGTAATGCTCGGTTGTCTATTCGCATGGCCTATGATGTATTATTATCATGTTAATCCAATTGAATTAACAGGAGCTATGGCTGAGAATATGCTAAAATTCAATATGCCGCCTTACCTTCAGTTCGCATGCAATATGGATATGTTTATGCGTGAAGCTAAAGTCGTATTTGGCATGTCTATTTTGGTGGCTATATATCCAATATTTTATGCTCTTAAGGAGAAAATAACGGAATCATTTCATCAATAA
- a CDS encoding ABC transporter permease, whose amino-acid sequence MTIMISWRNVWRNKIRSITIMAAIAIGLFGSILLDGFMNGMMNQSVKGAWENELSHIQIHNKRYLMDENVQDYIPKVEGIESILSSMHEVVSYSSRVKASGMLSSAEGNVGVIAYGIDAENEPRVTGLHKKIVDGVYLSNDQSIPIIIGKKLADQLTARVKSRLVLGLVKADGEITYGAFRVVGIFDNQKDAFDGVNVFVNQDDLLALLEMPRSNSITEIALRLLDESEKDKVKAKLSGTIDDQSVVVRTWNEIDPLLETQRDMSAMFGAIFVAIILIALIFGVVNTMMMVIMERKKELGMLKAIGMKPFKVCLMIVWETVFLSITGAVVGIAFGAMVSQYFSRVGFDLSMFGDGMAYVGYDTMIYPEVTIGFLVFTGIAVVVMAVLASLYPAYNVVRLKPADSLRS is encoded by the coding sequence ATGACTATAATGATATCATGGCGCAATGTATGGCGCAATAAGATAAGGAGCATTACTATAATGGCGGCAATAGCTATTGGGCTTTTTGGAAGTATCTTGCTAGATGGCTTCATGAATGGGATGATGAACCAATCCGTGAAAGGGGCTTGGGAAAATGAGCTGTCGCATATTCAGATTCACAATAAAAGGTATCTGATGGATGAAAATGTTCAAGATTATATTCCTAAGGTTGAAGGTATTGAAAGCATATTATCAAGCATGCATGAGGTGGTTTCTTATTCCTCAAGAGTGAAAGCAAGCGGGATGCTTTCTTCAGCGGAAGGGAATGTAGGTGTGATAGCGTATGGGATTGACGCAGAAAATGAGCCTAGGGTGACTGGTTTGCATAAAAAAATCGTTGATGGAGTTTATTTGAGCAATGATCAATCAATACCTATAATAATCGGGAAAAAACTAGCGGACCAACTTACTGCCAGAGTAAAGTCGAGGCTTGTTTTAGGTTTGGTGAAGGCTGATGGAGAGATCACTTATGGTGCATTTAGAGTTGTGGGTATTTTTGACAATCAAAAGGATGCCTTTGATGGAGTGAATGTATTTGTGAATCAAGACGATTTGTTGGCATTGCTGGAAATGCCGCGCTCGAATAGCATTACCGAGATTGCGTTAAGACTTTTAGACGAGAGTGAAAAAGATAAGGTCAAAGCGAAGTTGTCAGGGACTATAGATGATCAAAGTGTAGTAGTAAGAACTTGGAATGAAATAGATCCATTATTAGAGACGCAGAGAGATATGTCTGCGATGTTTGGGGCTATCTTTGTCGCAATTATTCTTATAGCATTGATTTTCGGAGTTGTCAATACGATGATGATGGTGATAATGGAGCGAAAGAAAGAGCTGGGAATGCTTAAGGCAATCGGCATGAAGCCTTTTAAAGTATGTTTGATGATAGTGTGGGAAACGGTTTTTCTATCCATTACAGGGGCTGTGGTCGGTATAGCTTTTGGAGCGATGGTTAGTCAATATTTTAGTCGTGTGGGCTTTGATTTGAGCATGTTTGGAGATGGTATGGCTTATGTTGGCTACGATACTATGATTTATCCAGAGGTGACGATTGGCTTTTTGGTTTTTACAGGCATTGCCGTTGTTGTGATGGCTGTTTTGGCTTCATTGTATCCTGCGTACAATGTGGTGAGATTGAAGCCGGCGGATTCATTAAGATCATAA
- a CDS encoding ABC transporter ATP-binding protein: MAIIEIKNLNKTYEGAVPVKAVDNLSLSIEKGEFTAIVGPSGCGKTTLLNLLGGLDEVTSGQILIEGQDMTALSASELTSFRLKNIGFVFQSYNLIPVLTAGENVGFVMELQGVNKPTRDKRAHELLDKFGIGDKFNIRPAMLSGGQQQRVAVARALASRPAFILADEPTANLDSKSTEELLDLMAKMNEEEHVTVVFATHDQRVIDRAKRVVTITDGKVFKDEQVSQLNEVAD, from the coding sequence ATGGCAATAATTGAGATAAAAAATTTGAATAAAACTTATGAAGGCGCGGTTCCTGTAAAGGCGGTTGATAATTTGAGCTTGTCAATTGAAAAAGGCGAGTTTACAGCTATCGTAGGCCCATCGGGCTGTGGTAAAACGACCTTGTTGAACTTGCTGGGAGGCTTGGATGAAGTGACTTCGGGACAGATATTAATTGAAGGCCAAGACATGACAGCATTGTCTGCTTCTGAATTGACAAGTTTTAGATTGAAGAATATCGGATTTGTTTTTCAGTCGTATAATCTGATTCCTGTATTGACGGCAGGCGAGAATGTTGGGTTTGTCATGGAATTGCAAGGCGTGAATAAGCCTACCAGGGATAAAAGAGCTCATGAATTGCTTGATAAGTTTGGAATAGGCGACAAGTTTAATATTAGGCCTGCAATGCTTTCTGGTGGACAACAACAACGCGTGGCGGTGGCTAGAGCTTTAGCTTCCAGACCAGCTTTTATTTTGGCTGATGAACCTACAGCGAACTTGGATTCCAAGTCGACGGAAGAATTACTGGATTTGATGGCTAAGATGAACGAAGAGGAGCATGTGACCGTTGTGTTTGCTACGCATGATCAAAGAGTGATCGACAGAGCCAAACGTGTCGTGACAATCACTGATGGAAAAGTATTCAAAGACGAGCAAGTAAGCCAATTAAATGAAGTGGCAGACTAA
- a CDS encoding DNA cytosine methyltransferase: MLEIKEQSLTGIKFIDLFAGIGGFHYALKSFGAECVFTSEWEEHASTNYLLNHHAQPTGDITKISECAIPPHDMLCAGFPCQAFSVSGKQKGFEDARGSLFFDILRIAQFHQPKVLFLENVAHLLHHQNGETFEFILSTLKKINYNIHYKILNTGDFKLPQHRKRLYIVAIRKDIDDSNFTIPQGNSQCVALNSLLEKRHKPLPSITRNDILIYKNYHPEISLDGKEILPNRPIQIGKVNKGCQGERIYHPLGHAITLSAYGGGVGAKTGLYLIGGKVRKLSPRECARLQGFPEYHILPSSSNQAYKQFGNSVSINVLQHILFNIAKLSLRKI; the protein is encoded by the coding sequence ATGCTCGAAATAAAAGAACAATCGCTTACAGGAATCAAATTCATTGACTTATTTGCTGGGATTGGCGGGTTTCATTATGCCTTGAAATCATTCGGAGCCGAATGCGTTTTCACGTCAGAATGGGAAGAGCATGCCTCCACAAATTACCTGCTTAATCATCATGCGCAACCTACAGGAGATATTACTAAGATAAGCGAATGTGCTATTCCTCCGCACGACATGCTTTGCGCTGGTTTTCCATGCCAAGCATTTTCTGTTTCCGGCAAGCAAAAGGGATTTGAAGATGCTCGAGGCAGTCTTTTTTTTGATATTTTAAGAATTGCCCAGTTCCACCAGCCCAAAGTCTTATTTTTAGAGAATGTCGCACACCTGCTGCACCACCAAAATGGAGAAACTTTCGAATTCATTCTATCTACGTTAAAAAAAATCAATTATAATATTCATTACAAAATACTCAATACAGGAGACTTCAAACTTCCTCAACATCGCAAAAGACTATATATAGTCGCTATCAGAAAAGACATTGATGACTCCAACTTCACTATTCCTCAAGGAAACTCCCAATGCGTTGCTTTGAATTCATTGCTTGAAAAGCGCCATAAGCCATTGCCCTCTATCACAAGAAACGACATTCTGATTTATAAAAATTATCACCCTGAAATCTCGCTTGATGGCAAAGAAATCCTCCCCAATCGTCCAATCCAAATAGGAAAAGTCAATAAAGGCTGTCAAGGTGAAAGAATCTATCACCCACTAGGACATGCTATCACTCTATCCGCATACGGTGGAGGTGTAGGCGCTAAAACTGGCTTATATCTCATTGGAGGAAAAGTGCGGAAGCTAAGTCCCAGAGAATGCGCTAGACTTCAAGGATTTCCAGAATATCACATACTGCCGTCATCTTCCAATCAAGCGTATAAACAATTCGGCAATAGCGTTTCAATAAATGTTTTGCAACACATACTATTCAATATTGCCAAACTTTCATTAAGAAAAATATGA
- a CDS encoding transposase, translating into MPIKLRLITLYSYISNQYNTHLRYFCQRFSNNSNEGKFSDVEILTCYFFSVIEEEVFKIKKIHRFIQNYWKDWFPHLPSYQAFSKRLNRLESILPMLVNSLVETLLSGHDLEQTDRLIDSMPIILSKGRGNGKVASNIADKTYSSSKKIHYYGVKLHMVSLRVIDKMPTPELIGITKASNHDLPPVKGVLAGLKNCKVFADKAYADHELEDLLYKNNNVSLLTPEKLVKGESPYYREFAHAFRKQWGKAISSVRQPVEVFFNWLIEKTGIQDASKVRSEKGLMVHIYGKLASALLILANF; encoded by the coding sequence ATGCCAATAAAATTAAGATTAATAACACTCTACAGCTATATCTCCAATCAATATAACACTCATTTGAGATATTTTTGTCAACGATTCAGTAATAATTCCAATGAAGGGAAGTTTAGTGATGTTGAAATCCTGACTTGTTATTTCTTTTCAGTTATTGAAGAAGAAGTATTTAAGATTAAGAAAATACATCGTTTCATTCAAAATTACTGGAAAGATTGGTTTCCTCATTTGCCTAGTTATCAAGCTTTTTCAAAACGTTTAAATCGTTTAGAATCTATTTTGCCTATGCTTGTTAATAGTTTAGTTGAAACGCTTTTATCTGGTCATGATTTAGAACAAACAGACCGTTTAATTGACTCAATGCCAATTATACTTTCTAAAGGAAGAGGTAATGGGAAAGTTGCGTCAAATATTGCTGATAAAACATATTCATCGAGTAAAAAAATACATTATTATGGTGTTAAGCTACATATGGTTTCATTAAGAGTTATTGACAAAATGCCTACTCCAGAGCTTATAGGAATCACTAAAGCATCTAATCATGATTTACCACCAGTAAAAGGTGTATTGGCTGGTTTAAAAAATTGTAAAGTCTTTGCGGATAAAGCATATGCTGACCATGAATTAGAGGATTTATTGTACAAAAATAACAATGTATCATTACTTACACCTGAGAAATTAGTAAAAGGAGAATCTCCATATTACAGAGAGTTTGCCCATGCTTTTAGAAAACAATGGGGAAAAGCAATTTCTAGTGTCAGACAACCTGTTGAAGTATTTTTCAATTGGTTAATTGAAAAAACAGGTATTCAAGATGCCTCTAAAGTAAGATCAGAGAAGGGACTAATGGTCCATATTTATGGCAAACTAGCTTCTGCTCTTTTGATATTAGCCAATTTTTAA
- a CDS encoding toxin-antitoxin system YwqK family antitoxin, giving the protein MQKNHIIIKFFKIICIFIAIVFTTAYGFAQNNASYHSNGQIKEKGDTLANGSKNGIWTFYYANGQASSIENYSNGELEGKVTYYDTLGNISAMENWSDGLLEDSAYYYYPNGEIKKKGIYKMGAYEGMWKFYDDNGIITRAGHYKWGLPEGLWQYYDAKGKLASEGNFTNGKESGEWKYFRKNGTLEYSGLYENGERKAPWYYYNKKGKKFEIEAE; this is encoded by the coding sequence ATGCAAAAAAATCACATAATAATAAAATTTTTTAAAATAATTTGCATATTCATAGCTATCGTCTTCACTACTGCGTATGGATTTGCTCAAAATAACGCATCATATCACTCCAATGGCCAAATCAAAGAAAAAGGCGATACGCTAGCCAATGGATCAAAAAATGGCATCTGGACCTTTTACTACGCCAATGGGCAGGCGAGCTCAATAGAAAACTACAGCAATGGAGAACTGGAGGGAAAAGTCACTTATTACGACACGCTTGGCAATATCAGCGCCATGGAAAATTGGAGCGATGGACTGCTCGAAGACTCTGCTTATTACTACTATCCTAATGGCGAAATCAAAAAGAAAGGCATCTATAAAATGGGCGCATACGAAGGGATGTGGAAATTTTACGATGACAATGGAATAATCACACGCGCAGGCCATTACAAATGGGGACTGCCTGAAGGACTTTGGCAATACTATGATGCAAAAGGGAAATTAGCCAGTGAAGGAAACTTCACCAATGGAAAGGAAAGCGGCGAATGGAAATATTTTCGCAAAAACGGCACATTGGAATATTCAGGCCTTTACGAAAATGGCGAAAGAAAAGCGCCATGGTATTACTACAACAAGAAAGGCAAAAAATTTGAAATTGAAGCGGAGTAA
- a CDS encoding aminopeptidase P family protein, protein MKYLPIESKLFVDNRSRFTEKILPNSLAVFNSNDIMPSNADGTLPFKQNSDLFYLCGIDQEETILLLYPDALDENDREILFIKKTNEHIAVWEGYKYTKDHAKEASGISNVQWLEDFEQTFRKLALKTQRIYVNTNEHLRANVEVQTRDARFIEWCKSKYPAHAYERSNPIMHTIRMVKSPLEITQIQIACDITEKGFRRVLEFVKPGVFEYEIEAEFIHEFIRNRSNGFAYHPIIASGANACVLHYIENNRECEDGDLILFDVGAEYANYNADMTRTIPVNGRYTDRQKQVYNAVLAVKEFAKELLKPGITIPEYHKQVGLEMEKYLLELKLIDNQDIKGQDPNWPAYKKYFMHGTSHHLGLDVHDYGHVDAKLEGGMVFTVEPGIYIPEENIGIRIEDDYVVNENGSPTNLMENIPIEVDEIESIMNK, encoded by the coding sequence ATGAAATACTTACCAATTGAATCGAAGCTATTTGTCGATAATAGATCTAGATTTACTGAAAAAATACTGCCTAATAGTTTAGCAGTGTTCAATTCCAATGATATAATGCCTTCAAATGCTGATGGTACCCTTCCTTTTAAACAAAATTCGGATTTGTTTTACCTTTGCGGGATTGATCAAGAAGAAACCATTTTGCTTTTGTACCCAGACGCTCTTGACGAAAATGACAGGGAGATTTTGTTTATCAAAAAGACAAATGAGCATATAGCTGTTTGGGAAGGGTATAAATATACTAAGGATCACGCTAAAGAAGCTTCGGGAATAAGCAATGTGCAATGGTTGGAGGATTTTGAGCAGACTTTCAGAAAGTTGGCTTTGAAAACTCAACGCATTTATGTGAATACCAATGAGCATTTGCGAGCGAATGTGGAGGTGCAGACCAGAGATGCTAGATTTATCGAATGGTGCAAGTCAAAATACCCGGCTCATGCTTATGAGCGCTCCAATCCCATCATGCATACGATCAGAATGGTGAAAAGTCCATTGGAGATTACGCAGATTCAGATAGCATGCGATATTACTGAGAAAGGGTTTCGAAGAGTATTGGAGTTTGTCAAGCCTGGAGTCTTTGAGTATGAAATAGAAGCGGAGTTCATTCATGAGTTTATCCGAAATCGTTCCAATGGATTCGCTTATCATCCGATCATAGCGTCTGGAGCTAACGCATGTGTCCTGCACTATATTGAAAATAACAGAGAGTGCGAAGATGGAGACTTGATACTGTTTGATGTTGGAGCGGAATATGCCAATTACAATGCTGATATGACACGTACGATTCCGGTAAATGGAAGATATACTGATAGACAAAAACAAGTTTATAATGCTGTATTGGCTGTGAAGGAGTTTGCAAAAGAGCTATTGAAGCCCGGAATTACAATACCGGAGTATCATAAGCAAGTGGGCTTGGAAATGGAAAAATATTTGTTGGAATTGAAGCTGATCGATAATCAGGATATCAAAGGTCAAGATCCGAATTGGCCAGCGTACAAGAAGTATTTTATGCATGGAACATCGCATCATCTTGGTTTGGATGTGCATGATTATGGACATGTGGATGCTAAGCTTGAAGGGGGAATGGTCTTTACTGTTGAGCCGGGAATTTATATTCCTGAGGAGAATATTGGCATTAGAATAGAAGATGATTACGTGGTGAATGAAAATGGTTCGCCAACGAACTTGATGGAGAATATTCCTATAGAAGTGGATGAAATTGAAAGTATTATGAATAAGTAA